The following coding sequences lie in one Mycobacterium gordonae genomic window:
- a CDS encoding cytochrome P450, whose amino-acid sequence MSQAIDAPAVPEVHLPPATRIPKLFQGMIFAFSRKGMLRRLTDRYGAAVTMHIPMYGHMVMVSDPQLAKQVFTTSPDELGNIQPNLSRMFGSGSVFGLEGDDHRRRRRLLAPPFHGKSMKNYETIIEEETRRESANWPEGQSFPTLPSMMHITLNAILRAVFGAEGDELDELRRIIPPWVTLGSRLAAVPKPQRDYGRFSPWGRLTEFRRQYDLVIDKLIDRERSDPDFADRNDILALMLRSRYDDGSVMSRKDIGDELLALLAAGHETTASTLAWAFERITRHPALLADLVEEADNGGSELRQATILEVQRARTVIDLAGRHVYSQTYQLGEWVIPRGYSIIVNIGRIHENPEVFPHPERFDPQRYIGGKPSAFAWIPFGGGTRRCVGAAFANMEMDVVLRTVLRQFTIETTAVPAERWHGRGVAFVPKDGGRIAVRRRTGGN is encoded by the coding sequence GTGAGCCAAGCAATCGACGCGCCCGCCGTGCCCGAAGTCCACCTGCCGCCGGCGACCCGCATCCCGAAGCTGTTCCAGGGCATGATCTTCGCGTTCTCCCGCAAAGGCATGTTGCGGCGTCTGACCGATCGTTATGGCGCCGCCGTCACCATGCATATCCCGATGTACGGCCACATGGTGATGGTGTCCGACCCTCAGCTGGCCAAACAGGTGTTCACCACCAGCCCCGACGAGCTCGGCAACATTCAGCCCAATCTGAGCCGGATGTTCGGATCGGGCTCGGTCTTCGGGCTGGAGGGCGACGACCATCGCCGCCGCCGTCGGCTGCTGGCGCCGCCGTTTCACGGCAAGAGCATGAAGAACTACGAGACGATCATCGAAGAGGAGACCCGGCGCGAGAGCGCGAATTGGCCCGAGGGACAGTCGTTCCCGACCCTGCCTTCGATGATGCACATCACCCTGAACGCCATCCTGCGCGCGGTCTTCGGCGCCGAGGGTGACGAGCTCGACGAGTTGCGCCGGATCATTCCGCCGTGGGTCACGCTGGGATCCCGTCTGGCGGCCGTGCCCAAACCCCAGCGCGACTACGGTCGGTTCAGCCCGTGGGGACGGCTGACGGAATTCCGGCGGCAGTACGACCTGGTCATCGACAAGCTGATCGACCGGGAGCGCTCAGACCCGGACTTCGCCGACCGCAACGACATCCTCGCGCTGATGCTGCGCAGCAGGTACGACGACGGATCGGTCATGTCGCGCAAGGACATCGGCGACGAACTGCTCGCCCTGCTGGCCGCCGGGCACGAAACCACCGCCTCCACGCTGGCGTGGGCTTTCGAGCGGATCACCCGCCATCCGGCGCTGCTGGCCGACCTCGTCGAAGAGGCCGACAACGGCGGCAGTGAGTTGCGCCAAGCCACGATCCTGGAAGTGCAGCGGGCCCGCACCGTCATCGACCTCGCCGGACGGCACGTCTACTCGCAGACCTATCAACTCGGCGAGTGGGTGATACCCCGTGGGTATTCGATCATCGTCAATATCGGTCGGATACACGAGAATCCAGAGGTCTTCCCGCATCCCGAGCGCTTCGACCCGCAGCGCTATATCGGTGGCAAGCCGTCCGCCTTCGCGTGGATCCCGTTCGGTGGAGGCACCCGGCGCTGCGTGGGGGCCGCCTTCGCCAACATGGAGATGGATGTCGTGCTTCGAACGGTATTGCGCCAGTTCACGATCGAGACAACGGCCGTGCCGGCGGAGCGGTGGCACGGCCGGGGTGTGGCATTCGTTCCCAAAGACGGCGGCCGAATCGCGGTGCGCCGCCGCACTGGCGGCAATTGA
- the msrA gene encoding peptide-methionine (S)-S-oxide reductase MsrA, with translation MTSTQKAILAGGCFWGMQDLIRKQPGVIATRVGYSGGDVPNATYRNHGTHAEAVEIVFDPSATDYRTLLEFFFQIHDPTTKNRQGNDRGTSYRSAIFYLDDEQKRVALDTIADVEASGLWPGKVVTEVTPASDFWEAEPEHQDYLLRYPHGYTCHYVRPGWKLPRRADATS, from the coding sequence ATGACGAGCACGCAAAAAGCCATTCTCGCGGGTGGCTGCTTCTGGGGAATGCAGGACCTCATCCGCAAGCAGCCGGGAGTGATCGCCACGCGAGTCGGCTACAGCGGCGGCGACGTGCCCAATGCCACCTACCGCAATCACGGCACGCACGCCGAGGCCGTCGAGATCGTTTTCGACCCGTCGGCGACCGATTACCGCACCCTGCTGGAGTTCTTCTTCCAGATTCATGACCCCACCACAAAGAACCGCCAGGGTAACGACCGCGGCACCAGCTACCGCTCAGCCATCTTCTACCTCGACGACGAGCAGAAGCGGGTGGCGCTGGACACCATCGCCGATGTAGAAGCCTCCGGCCTGTGGCCGGGCAAGGTGGTCACCGAGGTCACCCCTGCGAGTGACTTCTGGGAGGCCGAGCCCGAGCACCAGGACTACCTGCTGCGCTACCCCCACGGGTACACCTGCCACTACGTGCGGCCCGGCTGGAAGCTGCCCCGACGGGCCGACGCTACTTCCTAG
- a CDS encoding nuclear transport factor 2 family protein, with product MSGPEFPKSELAAAFAQFEQTVARAAETHDWDAWVQHYTPDVEYIEHAAGTMHGRDEVRTWIKRTMTTFPGSHMVEFPSLWSVIDEPTGRIIMELDNPMRDPGDGSVITATNISIITYAGDGLWRRQEDIYNPLRFVQAALKWCRTAQAFGNLDEDAAAFLKQYGGAQ from the coding sequence GTGAGCGGCCCGGAATTCCCCAAAAGTGAACTGGCGGCGGCCTTCGCGCAATTCGAACAAACTGTCGCCCGAGCGGCCGAAACGCACGACTGGGACGCCTGGGTGCAGCACTACACTCCGGACGTCGAATACATCGAGCATGCGGCGGGCACCATGCACGGGCGTGACGAGGTGCGCACCTGGATCAAGCGCACGATGACCACGTTCCCGGGCAGTCACATGGTGGAGTTCCCGTCGCTGTGGTCGGTCATCGACGAGCCCACCGGGCGCATCATCATGGAGCTCGACAATCCGATGCGTGACCCGGGCGACGGCAGCGTGATCACGGCGACGAACATCTCGATCATCACCTACGCCGGCGACGGACTGTGGCGCCGCCAGGAGGACATCTACAACCCGCTGCGCTTCGTGCAGGCCGCGCTGAAGTGGTGTCGCACGGCGCAGGCATTCGGCAACCTCGACGAGGATGCCGCAGCGTTCCTGAAGCAGTACGGCGGCGCACAGTGA
- a CDS encoding class I SAM-dependent methyltransferase yields the protein MARVHVDLSGPPQTMLATLYAKALDADAPKSILGDEYAKAAVQQIDYDWAATTITARRAPSVAIRSAHFDNWARQFLAAHPESTVLHAGCGLDARVYRLDPGPDVRWFDIDYPDVIRLHEQVYPARDGYHRVAASVTDPQWLADIPADRPTLFLGEGLTMYLTKDEGLALLRRVVGRFPSGELQFDAFNTLGIRTQFLNSVVRRSGSTLCWGIHGPSDILDAVPGVRQLAWQSVFDSETFQLVSPAVRRLGRIMALAPMLRNMAQYHRYAF from the coding sequence ATGGCACGTGTTCACGTCGACCTGAGCGGGCCGCCCCAGACCATGCTGGCGACGCTGTACGCCAAGGCGCTCGATGCTGATGCGCCGAAGTCGATCCTGGGCGACGAGTACGCCAAGGCCGCGGTGCAGCAGATCGATTACGACTGGGCCGCAACGACTATCACCGCGCGGCGGGCCCCGTCGGTCGCCATCCGCAGCGCTCATTTCGACAACTGGGCGCGCCAGTTCCTGGCCGCACACCCCGAGTCGACGGTGTTGCACGCGGGCTGTGGGCTGGATGCCCGGGTATACCGCCTAGATCCCGGACCCGATGTGCGGTGGTTCGACATCGACTATCCGGACGTGATCCGGCTGCACGAACAGGTATACCCCGCCCGAGACGGCTACCACCGGGTCGCGGCTTCGGTGACCGACCCGCAGTGGCTGGCCGACATACCCGCCGACCGTCCCACCCTGTTCCTCGGTGAAGGCTTGACGATGTACCTCACCAAGGACGAGGGCCTGGCCTTGCTGCGGCGAGTCGTCGGCCGGTTCCCGTCCGGTGAACTGCAATTCGACGCCTTCAACACGCTCGGGATACGCACGCAGTTCCTCAACTCCGTGGTGCGCCGCTCCGGGTCCACGCTGTGCTGGGGGATCCACGGGCCGTCCGACATCCTCGACGCCGTTCCGGGCGTGCGACAGTTGGCCTGGCAGTCGGTGTTCGACAGCGAGACGTTCCAGCTGGTGTCACCCGCGGTCCGCCGGTTGGGCCGGATCATGGCGTTGGCGCCCATGCTGCGGAACATGGCGCAGTACCACCGCTATGCCTTCTGA
- a CDS encoding DUF427 domain-containing protein: protein MSHPEIKEPSAGHPITIEPTRGRVQVRVNGELVADTTAALGLQEATLPLVQYIPFADVVQERLTRTDTSSYCPFKGEASYYSVTTSAGDTVKDVIWTYEQPYPAVAAIAGHLAFYPNKAEINVS from the coding sequence ATGAGCCATCCCGAAATCAAGGAACCCAGTGCGGGTCACCCGATCACTATCGAACCGACCCGGGGGCGGGTGCAGGTCCGGGTCAACGGCGAGCTGGTCGCGGACACCACGGCGGCCCTGGGCCTGCAGGAGGCCACTTTGCCTCTGGTGCAATACATTCCGTTCGCCGATGTGGTGCAAGAGCGGCTTACCCGGACGGACACCAGCAGCTACTGCCCGTTCAAGGGTGAGGCCAGCTACTACAGCGTGACGACCTCGGCCGGTGACACCGTCAAGGACGTCATCTGGACCTACGAACAGCCCTATCCCGCGGTCGCCGCGATCGCCGGGCACCTCGCGTTCTATCCGAACAAGGCTGAGATCAACGTCAGTTAG
- a CDS encoding nuclear transport factor 2 family protein, whose product MTPFDDPQAELAWMFLQSMCEGGDLDEGFQLLSDDFTYWTIVTREEWDKKTMRRVIERRKQVFEVNIDLRRCVNEGETVVVEGQVFGATADGTEYDSPFVSIFDTRDGMIVSLREYTDTQALARVFP is encoded by the coding sequence ATGACGCCTTTCGACGATCCGCAGGCCGAACTCGCGTGGATGTTTCTGCAGAGCATGTGCGAGGGCGGAGACCTCGACGAAGGCTTCCAACTGCTCAGCGACGACTTCACCTACTGGACCATCGTCACGCGTGAAGAGTGGGACAAGAAGACCATGCGGCGCGTGATCGAACGGCGTAAGCAGGTCTTCGAGGTCAATATCGATCTGCGCCGCTGCGTCAACGAGGGCGAGACGGTGGTGGTAGAGGGTCAGGTTTTCGGTGCCACCGCCGATGGCACCGAGTACGACAGCCCCTTCGTCAGCATCTTCGACACCCGCGACGGCATGATCGTGTCGCTGCGGGAGTACACCGACACCCAGGCGCTGGCCCGGGTCTTCCCCTGA
- a CDS encoding DNA-3-methyladenine glycosylase family protein encodes MEVETVRDVTFAGAGGFGETLAPLRRGRGDPCFRTGGGGVIWRTSLLPSGPVTARISRVGRDTARCQAWGAGAPEFVELFPAMLGADDDASDFQPQEPTVAAAHRKVPNLRLGRTAQVLEALIPAVIEQRVPGADAFRSWRVLVTKYGTQAPGPAPQGMRVLPSADAWRYIPSWEFHRANVDPGRAQTVVLCARRASSLERLVSLPPERARQALMSLPGVGVWTAAETAQRAFGDADALSVGDYHVPKMIGWTLIGRPVDDAGMLELLEPMRPHRHRVVRVLEASGLAYEPRRGPRLPVQQIHPL; translated from the coding sequence ATCGAGGTGGAGACCGTCCGAGACGTCACCTTTGCCGGGGCCGGCGGCTTCGGCGAGACGCTGGCGCCGTTGCGGCGGGGCCGCGGTGACCCCTGTTTCCGAACCGGCGGCGGCGGCGTCATCTGGCGGACCAGCCTGTTGCCCAGCGGGCCGGTCACCGCGCGGATCAGCCGTGTCGGTCGCGACACGGCCCGCTGTCAGGCCTGGGGAGCCGGCGCGCCGGAGTTCGTCGAGCTGTTCCCGGCGATGCTCGGCGCCGATGACGACGCGTCGGATTTCCAGCCGCAGGAGCCGACGGTGGCCGCCGCTCACCGCAAGGTGCCCAACCTGCGCCTGGGCCGCACCGCTCAGGTGCTGGAGGCGCTCATCCCGGCGGTGATCGAGCAGCGGGTGCCCGGTGCCGATGCGTTCCGGTCCTGGCGGGTACTGGTGACCAAGTACGGCACGCAGGCGCCAGGACCGGCGCCCCAGGGCATGCGGGTGCTGCCCTCGGCGGATGCGTGGCGGTACATCCCGTCCTGGGAGTTCCACCGCGCCAACGTCGATCCCGGACGCGCGCAGACGGTAGTGCTGTGCGCGCGCCGTGCGTCGTCGCTGGAACGGCTGGTGTCACTGCCGCCGGAGCGGGCGCGGCAGGCGCTGATGTCACTACCTGGTGTTGGGGTGTGGACGGCGGCCGAGACGGCGCAGCGCGCGTTCGGCGATGCCGATGCGTTGTCGGTGGGCGACTACCACGTGCCGAAGATGATCGGCTGGACGTTGATCGGCCGCCCGGTCGACGACGCGGGCATGCTCGAGTTGCTGGAACCGATGCGGCCGCACCGGCACCGGGTGGTCCGGGTGCTCGAAGCCAGTGGTCTGGCCTATGAACCGCGACGCGGTCCCCGCCTCCCGGTGCAGCAGATCCACCCGCTCTAA
- a CDS encoding Dps family protein produces the protein MTQFTIPGLSDKQGARLAEILQRQLSTYNDLQLTLKHIHWNVVGPNFIGVHEMIDPQVDAVRGFADDVAERIAALGASPQGTPTAIINDRDWDDYSVGRDTVQAHLAALDLVYNGVIQDIRKAIEETGELDQVTQDLLIGQTGPLEKFQWFVRAHLESAGGKLAHEGASSEKGAAEAARS, from the coding sequence ATGACGCAGTTCACGATTCCAGGGCTCAGCGACAAGCAGGGCGCTCGGCTCGCTGAAATCCTGCAGCGGCAGCTGAGCACCTACAACGACCTGCAGCTGACGCTCAAGCACATCCACTGGAATGTCGTGGGCCCCAACTTCATCGGCGTACACGAGATGATCGACCCGCAGGTCGACGCGGTGCGCGGCTTTGCCGACGACGTGGCCGAACGCATCGCGGCGCTGGGTGCCTCGCCGCAGGGCACACCCACCGCGATCATCAACGACCGGGACTGGGACGACTACTCCGTGGGTCGCGACACAGTTCAGGCGCATCTGGCGGCGCTGGATCTGGTTTACAACGGCGTGATCCAGGACATCCGCAAGGCCATTGAGGAAACCGGGGAACTCGACCAGGTCACCCAAGACCTGCTGATCGGTCAGACCGGGCCGCTGGAGAAGTTCCAGTGGTTCGTCCGGGCGCACCTGGAGAGCGCCGGCGGGAAGCTCGCCCACGAGGGCGCCAGCTCAGAAAAGGGTGCCGCCGAGGCGGCGCGCAGCTGA
- a CDS encoding chloride channel protein: MPEEPKEAPPEFAGGRFGASLRNAGYLRKWLLLGTTIGVISGLGAVVFYLALKYTGEFLLGYLAGYHVPTPVGEGGGRGSTGFVRPWAIPLVTTGGALLSAFVVARFAPEATGHGTDEAIEAVHTDPRAIRARAVLVKLVASALTIGSGGSAGREGPTAQISAGFSSLLTRRLGLSDEDGRVAVALGIGAGIGAIFAAPLGGAVLAASITYRDDFDYRSLLPGFITSGTAYAVLGAFLGFDPLFGYIDAEYRFERAWPLLWFVVIGLIAAGVGYLYARFFHSTVALVRRLPGGPILKPAAGGLLVGLLGLLIPQILSSGYGWAQLAADRNSLMSIPLWIIVMLPLAKIVATCLSIGSGGSGGLFGPGIVIGAFVGAAIWRLGELAGLPGVPEQPGIFVVVGMMTCFGSVARAPLAIMIMVAEMTGSFSVVPGAILAVGIASLLMSRTNVTIYEAQRLNREAAEAERARGESPNVN, translated from the coding sequence ATGCCGGAGGAGCCGAAAGAGGCACCCCCAGAGTTCGCCGGTGGCCGGTTCGGCGCCTCGCTGAGAAACGCCGGCTACCTGCGTAAGTGGTTGCTGCTGGGCACCACGATCGGCGTCATCTCCGGCCTCGGCGCCGTCGTCTTCTACCTGGCCCTGAAGTACACCGGCGAGTTCCTGCTCGGTTACCTCGCGGGCTATCACGTGCCCACCCCCGTCGGCGAAGGAGGCGGCCGCGGATCCACCGGCTTCGTTCGGCCGTGGGCCATTCCCCTGGTGACGACGGGAGGCGCGCTGCTCTCGGCGTTCGTCGTGGCCAGGTTCGCGCCAGAGGCCACCGGCCACGGCACCGATGAGGCGATCGAGGCCGTGCACACCGATCCCCGGGCCATCCGCGCCCGGGCCGTGCTGGTGAAGCTGGTGGCCAGCGCCCTAACCATCGGCTCCGGTGGCTCGGCCGGCCGGGAAGGCCCGACGGCGCAGATCTCCGCAGGCTTCTCGTCGCTGCTCACCCGGCGCCTGGGCTTGTCCGACGAGGACGGCCGGGTCGCCGTGGCACTCGGCATCGGGGCCGGCATCGGGGCGATCTTCGCCGCACCGCTAGGCGGGGCGGTGCTCGCCGCGTCCATCACCTACCGCGACGACTTCGACTACCGCAGCCTGCTGCCCGGCTTCATCACCTCCGGCACGGCTTATGCGGTGCTGGGCGCCTTCCTCGGTTTCGACCCGCTGTTCGGCTACATCGACGCCGAATACCGCTTCGAGCGGGCTTGGCCGCTGTTGTGGTTCGTCGTCATCGGACTGATCGCGGCGGGGGTGGGCTACCTGTATGCGCGCTTTTTCCATTCGACGGTGGCCCTAGTGCGCCGCTTGCCCGGTGGGCCGATACTCAAGCCCGCGGCGGGTGGCCTACTGGTCGGACTGCTGGGGTTGCTGATCCCGCAAATCCTCAGCAGCGGTTACGGCTGGGCTCAGCTGGCCGCGGATCGTAACTCGCTGATGTCCATCCCACTGTGGATCATCGTCATGCTGCCGCTGGCCAAGATCGTCGCGACGTGCCTGTCCATCGGCTCCGGCGGCTCGGGCGGTCTGTTCGGGCCGGGAATAGTGATCGGCGCCTTCGTCGGCGCCGCGATCTGGCGACTGGGCGAACTGGCCGGGCTGCCCGGCGTGCCCGAACAACCCGGCATCTTCGTGGTCGTCGGAATGATGACCTGCTTCGGCAGCGTCGCCCGCGCGCCGCTGGCGATCATGATCATGGTCGCGGAGATGACGGGTTCGTTCTCTGTAGTACCGGGCGCGATCCTGGCCGTCGGCATCGCGTCACTGCTGATGTCGCGGACGAACGTCACCATCTACGAGGCGCAGCGGCTCAATCGGGAAGCAGCCGAAGCAGAGCGGGCGCGGGGCGAGTCACCGAACGTGAATTGA
- a CDS encoding pirin family protein: MPAITADTLTLARVNPAGPAQTERPVRSITTGPRGYEGLGFPVVRAFAGVSAAALDPFIHMDQMGEVDYEPGEPRGTDWHPHRGFETVTYMIDGKFAHQDSHGGGGLIGDGATQWMTAGAGILHIETPPAEMVTSGGLFHGIQLWVNLPKRDKFAAPRYQAIEGTDSTLLASDDGGALIRLIAGDVDGHRGPGVTHTPITMAHATIEGGARLNMPWNRDFNALIYVLSGQGSVGPAGHPVRQGQLAVLGAGDRIAVAARPGPAPALDVLLLGGRPIREPVFHYGPFVMNTRAEVIEALEDYQSGKFRSIPPNALMPQRGGGTL, from the coding sequence ATGCCCGCTATCACCGCAGACACGCTCACTCTGGCGCGGGTGAATCCGGCCGGTCCCGCACAGACCGAGCGGCCGGTCCGATCGATCACCACCGGCCCCCGGGGCTATGAGGGCTTGGGCTTCCCCGTGGTCCGCGCCTTCGCCGGGGTCAGCGCCGCCGCTCTGGACCCTTTCATCCACATGGATCAAATGGGCGAGGTGGACTACGAACCGGGGGAGCCGCGCGGTACCGACTGGCATCCGCACCGCGGCTTCGAGACGGTCACCTACATGATTGACGGGAAATTCGCTCATCAGGACTCGCACGGCGGCGGTGGTCTCATCGGCGACGGTGCGACGCAGTGGATGACGGCCGGAGCGGGCATCCTGCACATCGAGACCCCGCCCGCTGAGATGGTCACCAGCGGTGGCCTCTTCCACGGCATCCAGCTGTGGGTCAATCTGCCGAAGCGCGACAAGTTCGCCGCGCCCCGGTACCAGGCCATCGAAGGCACCGACTCGACGCTGCTGGCGTCCGACGACGGCGGGGCGCTGATCCGGCTGATTGCAGGAGACGTCGACGGGCACCGCGGACCGGGAGTCACCCACACGCCGATCACCATGGCCCACGCGACGATCGAGGGCGGCGCGCGGCTCAATATGCCGTGGAACCGCGACTTCAACGCCCTGATCTACGTGTTGTCCGGCCAAGGCTCCGTGGGTCCGGCCGGGCACCCCGTCAGGCAAGGTCAGTTGGCCGTCCTCGGAGCGGGTGACCGCATAGCGGTGGCCGCGCGGCCGGGTCCCGCGCCGGCGCTGGATGTGTTGCTGCTGGGCGGGCGGCCGATCCGCGAGCCGGTCTTCCACTACGGACCATTCGTGATGAACACGCGGGCCGAGGTGATCGAGGCACTCGAGGACTACCAGTCTGGCAAGTTCCGTAGCATCCCGCCCAACGCACTGATGCCGCAGCGTGGTGGTGGCACACTCTAG
- a CDS encoding TetR/AcrR family transcriptional regulator encodes MPQLASRGPGRPPAAKADDTRKRIVRAARQVFSERGYDGATFQAIAVRADLTRPAINHYFASKRLLYTEVADRTNELVVTAGIERASRESTLAGRLAAFIAVAQEADNQNPCTAAFLSTAVLESQRHPELKRDDNDAITTTRAFLVSAVNDAIASGELAADTDAAVLAEALVMMLCGVGFYAGFVGSYSDVESILETLQQLIAGSLWRAKV; translated from the coding sequence ATGCCTCAACTGGCAAGTCGGGGACCCGGGCGTCCCCCCGCCGCCAAAGCTGATGACACGCGAAAACGCATCGTGCGGGCCGCACGTCAAGTGTTCAGCGAACGCGGATACGACGGAGCGACCTTCCAGGCGATCGCCGTGCGGGCCGATCTGACCCGGCCGGCGATCAACCACTACTTCGCCAGCAAGAGATTGCTATATACCGAGGTGGCCGACCGGACCAACGAACTCGTCGTCACCGCCGGCATCGAACGGGCGAGCCGCGAGTCGACCCTCGCCGGCCGGCTTGCCGCCTTCATCGCCGTCGCGCAGGAGGCGGACAATCAGAACCCTTGCACCGCGGCATTCTTGAGCACTGCCGTGCTGGAGTCACAACGGCACCCCGAGCTCAAGCGGGACGACAACGACGCGATAACGACCACCCGGGCATTTCTGGTCTCGGCGGTCAACGACGCCATTGCCAGCGGCGAACTGGCCGCTGACACCGACGCCGCGGTGCTCGCCGAGGCGTTGGTGATGATGTTGTGCGGTGTCGGCTTCTACGCCGGTTTCGTGGGCAGCTACTCCGACGTGGAGAGCATCCTAGAGACGCTGCAGCAGTTGATCGCCGGAAGTTTGTGGCGGGCCAAGGTGTGA
- a CDS encoding class I SAM-dependent methyltransferase, whose protein sequence is MTDLDLPSLRTAGDSWDITESVGATALAVAASRAVETAGPDPLIRDEFAVHLVSAAGPAWARLTDAEMAWLDGDEHGQRIHRVGCDYQAVRTHYFDEFLAAATADAGAGIRQVVILAAGLDSRAYRLQWPSGTAVYEIDQPKVLEYKARILGSHGVRPAANRHSVAVDLRDDWPAALVGAGFDPVRPTAWLAEGLLAYLPSDAQDRLFEMCTALSAPGSQFAVEAFNLKVTGNKQRWNRMRDRLGLDVNVEALTYQEPHRSDPARWLAEHGWQVDSVDNHPEMARRGRPVPQDLIEEAITSRLMRGVRQ, encoded by the coding sequence ATGACTGATCTCGACTTGCCCTCGTTGCGGACGGCCGGCGACAGCTGGGACATCACCGAAAGTGTGGGCGCCACCGCCCTGGCGGTCGCCGCCTCCCGCGCGGTGGAAACCGCCGGACCGGACCCGCTGATTCGCGACGAATTCGCCGTCCACTTGGTGTCCGCGGCCGGCCCGGCGTGGGCGCGACTGACCGACGCCGAGATGGCCTGGCTGGACGGCGACGAGCACGGTCAGCGGATTCATCGCGTCGGATGCGACTATCAGGCGGTCCGCACCCACTACTTCGACGAGTTTCTCGCTGCCGCCACTGCCGACGCGGGAGCCGGTATCCGGCAGGTGGTGATTCTGGCCGCAGGCCTGGACTCGCGGGCCTACCGGTTGCAGTGGCCGTCCGGCACCGCGGTGTACGAGATCGACCAGCCCAAGGTCCTGGAATACAAGGCCAGGATCCTCGGCTCGCACGGTGTGCGTCCGGCGGCGAACCGGCACTCCGTCGCCGTGGACCTGCGCGACGACTGGCCGGCTGCGCTCGTCGGCGCCGGCTTCGACCCCGTGCGTCCTACCGCGTGGCTGGCCGAGGGCCTGCTGGCGTATCTGCCCAGCGACGCGCAGGACCGGCTCTTCGAGATGTGCACCGCGCTGAGCGCACCCGGCAGTCAGTTCGCCGTCGAAGCCTTCAACTTGAAGGTGACCGGCAACAAACAGCGCTGGAACCGGATGCGTGACCGGCTGGGTCTGGACGTCAACGTGGAGGCCCTGACCTATCAGGAGCCGCACCGCTCCGATCCCGCTCGGTGGCTGGCCGAGCACGGCTGGCAGGTGGACAGCGTGGACAACCACCCGGAGATGGCGCGCAGGGGCCGGCCGGTGCCGCAGGACCTGATCGAGGAAGCCATCACCAGCAGATTGATGCGAGGAGTACGCCAATGA
- a CDS encoding class I SAM-dependent methyltransferase — MRSHDDTWDIRTSVGSTAVMVAAARAVETDQPDALIRDPYAKLLVTNANAGVLWEAMLDPAVAAKVEALDAEAAAMVRHMQGYQAVRTNFFDTFFVDAVAAGIRQVVILASGLDSRAYRLDWPAGTTVYEIDQPQVLEYKSTTLADNGVTPSAERRAVAIDLRQDWPAALRNAGFDSNARTAWLAEGLLMYLPAEAQDRLFALVGELSPAGSRIAAETAASHADERREQMRARFKKIAEQIGLEETIDVGELMYRDEHRAPVAAWLNDHGWRATAVGSGDEMQRLGRWVAEVPMADDKDAFSEFVTAERR, encoded by the coding sequence CTGCGCAGTCACGACGACACCTGGGACATCAGGACCAGCGTCGGCTCCACCGCGGTGATGGTGGCCGCCGCGCGTGCCGTCGAAACCGACCAGCCCGATGCGCTGATCCGCGATCCCTATGCCAAGTTGCTGGTCACCAACGCCAACGCGGGCGTGCTGTGGGAGGCCATGCTCGATCCGGCCGTCGCGGCGAAGGTGGAAGCCCTGGACGCCGAAGCCGCTGCCATGGTCCGGCACATGCAGGGCTACCAGGCGGTGCGGACCAATTTCTTCGACACTTTCTTCGTCGACGCCGTCGCCGCGGGAATCCGCCAGGTGGTGATACTGGCGTCGGGACTGGACTCGCGCGCCTACCGACTCGACTGGCCGGCCGGTACCACCGTCTACGAGATCGACCAGCCGCAGGTGCTCGAATACAAGTCCACGACTCTGGCTGACAACGGTGTGACGCCCTCGGCCGAGCGTCGTGCGGTGGCCATCGATCTGCGTCAGGACTGGCCGGCCGCATTGCGGAATGCGGGCTTCGACTCGAACGCCCGCACCGCCTGGCTGGCTGAGGGACTGCTCATGTACCTGCCCGCCGAGGCACAGGACCGGCTGTTCGCGCTGGTCGGGGAGCTAAGCCCGGCCGGTAGCCGGATCGCCGCCGAAACCGCGGCGTCGCACGCCGACGAGCGGCGCGAGCAGATGCGGGCGCGGTTCAAGAAGATCGCCGAGCAGATCGGTCTGGAGGAGACGATCGACGTCGGTGAGCTCATGTATCGCGACGAACACCGGGCGCCGGTCGCTGCTTGGCTCAACGACCACGGCTGGCGTGCCACCGCTGTCGGCTCCGGCGACGAGATGCAGCGACTGGGGCGCTGGGTCGCCGAGGTGCCGATGGCCGACGACAAGGACGCGTTCTCGGAGTTCGTGACAGCGGAGCGACGGTAG